In a single window of the Ruminococcus albus 7 = DSM 20455 genome:
- a CDS encoding ABC transporter permease subunit — protein sequence MGAIFRREVRSYFTSPIGYIFIAAFFAYAGLMFSMDSLNSGYAKLDSMFSSLLTILIVLIPILTMRTISEEKRTRTDQCLLTAPVSLGGIVAGKFFAAFLVYTAAVSITAVMAVVVSVYGDPDWNVIVGNIVALLLLGGAFISIGIFCSSFTENQVVAAVISFVVLIAVSFLSIIGGLLPALDEGHWYTKVVEGIRTALEKISFGERYMEFTYGIFNFSNVIFFMSAVAAFLFLTVRVLEKRRWS from the coding sequence ATGGGCGCTATTTTCAGGCGTGAGGTGCGCAGCTATTTCACCTCCCCTATCGGATATATATTTATTGCGGCATTTTTTGCCTATGCGGGACTTATGTTCTCAATGGACAGCCTGAACAGCGGATATGCAAAGCTGGACAGTATGTTCTCATCGCTGCTGACGATACTCATAGTACTTATACCCATACTCACCATGCGTACAATATCAGAAGAAAAGCGTACCAGGACTGACCAGTGTCTGCTGACAGCACCTGTAAGTCTGGGCGGTATAGTTGCAGGAAAATTCTTTGCAGCATTTCTGGTATACACGGCTGCTGTATCCATTACAGCGGTAATGGCAGTTGTAGTATCGGTATACGGTGACCCCGACTGGAACGTTATAGTAGGTAATATAGTTGCTTTGCTGCTGCTGGGCGGTGCGTTCATATCCATCGGCATATTCTGCTCGTCATTTACCGAGAATCAGGTAGTGGCTGCAGTAATTAGTTTCGTGGTACTGATAGCGGTATCATTCCTTTCCATCATCGGCGGACTTCTGCCTGCACTGGACGAAGGACACTGGTACACCAAGGTCGTCGAAGGAATAAGGACTGCGCTGGAGAAGATATCCTTCGGTGAGAGGTATATGGAATTCACCTACGGCATATTCAATTTTTCAAATGTTATCTTCTTTATGAGCGCTGTGGCGGCTTTCCTGTTCCTGACGGTGAGAGTGCTTGAAAAGCGCCGCTGGAGCTAG
- the ribF gene encoding riboflavin biosynthesis protein RibF, with product MKEIDKGFSPDKGTVCALGLFDGVHRGHRLVINNALSLAEKLGVRSAVFTFRTDTVTSKGHDGRIEMILSDAEKCRHFEDMGVDLLYSPDFNELKNMSAEAFVRDILSGLLGCRAVVCGSDFRFGKGAEGDCNTLELYGRIYGIDVMVCDKLSYKGEEVSSTVIRECIRTGQIEKANELLGYIFGLKLVVEHGRQLGRTWNFPTINQTIPRGQILPKFGVYATRVMIDGKSRFGVTNIGVKPTLKAHDAPLAETYILDFSGDLYGREIEILLDKFIRPEKGFDSIDELKAQIGKDTLKVREFYGVDKE from the coding sequence TTGAAGGAGATCGACAAGGGCTTTTCGCCCGACAAGGGAACTGTCTGTGCGCTGGGACTGTTTGACGGTGTACACAGAGGACACAGGCTGGTCATAAACAATGCGCTGTCGCTGGCGGAGAAACTTGGTGTCAGGTCTGCGGTATTTACATTCAGGACCGACACAGTGACTTCAAAGGGACACGACGGCAGGATAGAAATGATACTCAGTGATGCTGAGAAATGCAGACATTTTGAGGATATGGGAGTAGACCTGTTGTATTCACCCGATTTTAACGAGCTTAAAAATATGTCTGCGGAGGCTTTTGTACGTGATATACTGTCAGGTCTGCTGGGATGCAGGGCTGTGGTGTGCGGCAGCGATTTCCGTTTCGGAAAAGGTGCGGAGGGCGACTGCAACACGCTGGAGCTTTACGGCAGGATATACGGCATAGACGTAATGGTATGCGACAAGCTGAGCTACAAGGGCGAGGAAGTAAGCTCTACGGTGATACGCGAGTGCATACGCACAGGTCAGATAGAAAAGGCAAACGAACTGCTCGGGTACATATTCGGGCTGAAACTGGTGGTAGAACATGGCAGGCAGCTGGGCAGGACCTGGAACTTCCCTACCATAAACCAGACGATACCGCGCGGGCAGATACTGCCGAAATTCGGGGTATATGCCACAAGGGTCATGATAGACGGCAAAAGCCGTTTCGGCGTGACGAACATCGGTGTCAAGCCTACGCTCAAAGCCCATGATGCGCCTCTGGCAGAAACCTATATACTCGATTTTTCAGGTGACCTTTACGGCAGAGAGATAGAGATACTGTTAGATAAGTTCATACGTCCCGAAAAAGGATTTGACAGCATCGACGAGCTGAAAGCGCAGATAGGTAAGGATACCCTGAAAGTTAGGGAGTTTTACGGAGTTGACAAGGAATGA
- a CDS encoding glycosyltransferase family 39 protein, which yields MKKERKEITFPILNKMIENGNDRVFSVVLFLASLLVRANTSWNIIRNIGIHYGGDFVRFQEWELELDRLGMKFFSEYNDIPYYWGFTLLLHAVKKLTGGYSGIIVVNVLMTSAAVIFLYKTAKIVTKSKTIALLAGLEYVYCPKLMEWNNALTSDAIAIFIGAVCFYYYYKYTRVSKARKDLVILSLICLLYYFERTTAVITIIFICAGLIKQKFSKNRKMILILSVAAAVGMLAVGIILLKVSHGEHGVVSRIKYYIGLFESGTIVYETNTFVYNADPSHFGKPIFALDILAIIALRAVFFWSVAFIRENSIFEVVMGYITFLPLIVTGFLGIITSFRKKNKELYSMFVFILMTNLTQACFEIDGGLRYRMPVLPFMIVFSSYFVFTAARLFSERAKSKDTAEADSK from the coding sequence ATGAAGAAAGAAAGGAAAGAAATAACATTTCCGATACTCAACAAGATGATAGAGAACGGAAATGACCGTGTATTTTCGGTGGTATTATTTCTTGCGTCATTACTGGTCAGGGCGAACACTTCGTGGAATATCATAAGGAATATAGGCATACATTACGGCGGAGATTTTGTTAGATTCCAGGAATGGGAACTCGAGCTTGACCGACTGGGAATGAAGTTTTTCTCTGAATACAATGACATTCCATATTACTGGGGATTTACGCTGTTACTTCATGCAGTTAAGAAGCTCACTGGCGGATACAGCGGGATCATAGTTGTGAATGTGCTGATGACATCGGCGGCGGTGATATTTCTTTACAAAACAGCAAAGATAGTAACTAAAAGCAAAACGATCGCACTGTTGGCTGGGTTAGAGTATGTATACTGTCCTAAACTGATGGAATGGAACAACGCGTTGACAAGCGACGCGATAGCGATATTTATCGGGGCGGTATGCTTTTACTATTATTACAAATACACAAGGGTCAGCAAGGCGCGAAAAGATCTTGTGATACTGAGCCTGATATGTCTGTTGTATTATTTTGAGCGCACGACGGCTGTTATAACCATAATATTTATTTGTGCGGGGCTGATAAAGCAGAAATTCAGTAAAAACAGGAAAATGATACTGATATTATCTGTCGCAGCAGCAGTCGGAATGCTGGCGGTGGGTATAATTCTGCTGAAGGTGAGTCACGGCGAACATGGGGTTGTATCGAGGATAAAGTATTATATCGGACTGTTTGAGAGCGGCACGATAGTATACGAAACAAACACATTTGTGTACAATGCAGATCCATCACACTTCGGCAAGCCTATATTTGCTCTGGACATACTGGCGATAATCGCACTGAGGGCAGTATTCTTCTGGTCAGTGGCATTCATCAGGGAAAACTCCATATTTGAAGTAGTGATGGGATATATAACGTTCCTGCCGCTGATAGTGACAGGTTTTCTCGGCATTATCACGTCTTTCAGAAAAAAGAACAAAGAGCTGTACTCAATGTTTGTGTTTATACTTATGACAAACCTGACACAGGCGTGCTTTGAGATAGACGGCGGATTAAGGTACAGGATGCCTGTACTGCCGTTTATGATAGTATTCAGTTCATATTTTGTGTTTACAGCTGCACGATTGTTCTCTGAGAGAGCGAAAAGCAAAGATACTGCCGAAGCTGACAGTAAATGA
- the truB gene encoding tRNA pseudouridine(55) synthase TruB — MTDKEISGVIAVYKPAGWTSFDVVAKLRGILHTRRIGHGGTLDPMAEGVLPVFVGKATKACDILPDVKKGYHAGFRLGITTDTQDITGTVLKEDGMAVTAEEFKTAAEKFIGKIMQVPPMYSAVKVDGKKLYELAREGKVIEREAREITVLSLVTDDYDEVTREGHMTVLCEKGTYIRTLINDIGDMLGCGGAMTSLVRTYSAGLALEDCLTIEDIQQRVDENGAESVLTRLDKCFEVYPEVRLGARITALYKNGVKLRADQVDAHEGTVYRVYGADGGFIGLGRMADGGFRSVKNFFV; from the coding sequence ATGACGGATAAGGAAATAAGCGGTGTTATAGCGGTATACAAGCCCGCAGGCTGGACATCTTTCGATGTCGTGGCTAAGCTGAGGGGTATACTCCATACACGCAGGATAGGTCACGGTGGTACGCTCGACCCTATGGCGGAGGGCGTGCTGCCTGTATTTGTAGGAAAAGCCACCAAGGCTTGCGATATACTTCCCGATGTAAAAAAAGGGTATCATGCGGGGTTCAGGTTAGGTATAACTACTGATACGCAGGATATCACTGGTACAGTGCTCAAAGAGGACGGCATGGCTGTGACGGCTGAGGAATTCAAAACGGCAGCTGAAAAGTTCATCGGAAAGATAATGCAGGTGCCGCCCATGTATTCGGCGGTGAAAGTTGACGGCAAAAAACTCTACGAGCTGGCACGCGAAGGAAAAGTCATCGAGCGCGAGGCGAGGGAGATAACTGTGCTTTCACTGGTGACAGATGATTACGATGAGGTGACCCGAGAGGGACACATGACAGTGCTCTGCGAAAAGGGCACGTACATACGCACACTTATAAATGACATAGGCGATATGCTGGGCTGCGGCGGAGCTATGACCTCACTGGTGAGGACGTACTCGGCAGGGCTGGCGCTGGAAGATTGCCTGACCATAGAGGATATACAACAGAGAGTCGATGAGAACGGTGCAGAAAGTGTACTGACACGGCTGGACAAATGCTTTGAGGTATACCCCGAAGTCAGACTGGGAGCGCGGATAACTGCGCTTTACAAGAACGGTGTGAAGCTGAGAGCTGACCAGGTGGATGCGCATGAAGGTACTGTATACCGCGTATACGGCGCCGACGGAGGATTCATCGGGCTTGGCAGGATGGCTGACGGAGGATTCAGAAGCGTTAAGAATTTTTTCGTATGA
- a CDS encoding ABC transporter ATP-binding protein, with protein sequence MIEVVNLSKHYGDKKAVNNISFKAEDSEVLGFLGPNGAGKSTTMNILTGYISCTSGKALIDGIDILEDPVKAKKNIGYLPEIPPLYVDMTVKEYLYFIYDLKKCKLPKISHLQDICSLVKIDHVYNRLIKNLSKGYRQRVGLAQALVGNPKVLILDEPTVGLDPKQIIEIRTLIRKLGKNHTVILSSHILSEVQAVCDKIVVINEGRVVANDTEENLSHKLTGDNKFICKADGNKDSVMRLIQGIDGVDKVYCDAEHKNNICDYRIEAAEGKEIRYELFRKMADNGFTILELKSTEMNLEDIFLKLTMGENIPALEENNNEEADN encoded by the coding sequence TTGATAGAAGTAGTTAATTTATCAAAGCATTACGGCGACAAAAAAGCCGTGAACAATATCAGCTTCAAAGCCGAGGACAGTGAGGTGCTGGGTTTTCTCGGACCTAACGGTGCCGGAAAATCAACAACGATGAATATTCTTACCGGATACATCTCATGTACCTCGGGCAAGGCACTGATAGACGGGATAGACATACTCGAAGATCCCGTAAAGGCAAAGAAGAACATAGGGTACCTCCCCGAGATACCGCCCCTTTATGTTGATATGACGGTCAAGGAGTATCTGTACTTCATATACGATCTGAAAAAGTGCAAGCTGCCTAAGATATCTCATTTGCAGGATATATGCAGCCTTGTGAAGATAGACCATGTATACAACAGGCTTATAAAGAACCTGTCAAAGGGTTACAGGCAGAGAGTAGGTCTTGCGCAGGCACTGGTGGGAAATCCCAAGGTGCTGATACTTGACGAGCCTACTGTCGGACTTGACCCGAAACAGATAATCGAGATAAGAACGCTTATACGCAAGCTGGGAAAGAATCATACGGTGATACTTTCATCGCACATACTTTCCGAGGTACAGGCTGTATGCGACAAGATAGTTGTTATCAACGAGGGAAGAGTCGTTGCAAACGATACGGAAGAGAACCTTTCACACAAGCTGACCGGCGACAACAAGTTCATATGCAAGGCGGACGGCAATAAGGATTCTGTTATGCGCCTTATACAGGGCATCGACGGTGTGGACAAGGTGTACTGCGATGCAGAGCACAAGAACAACATCTGCGATTACCGCATTGAGGCAGCTGAGGGCAAGGAGATACGCTACGAGCTGTTCAGAAAAATGGCGGACAACGGTTTCACTATACTTGAACTGAAGAGCACAGAAATGAATCTGGAGGATATCTTCCTGAAACTGACTATGGGCGAGAATATCCCCGCTCTTGAAGAGAACAATAATGAGGAGGCTGATAACTGA